ATGTAGTGTAAAATCCAGCAAAATTCAGTGACAAAATTTGAAATAAGtcatcctccccaccccagcctacCTACAGAGGGGCTTCTTTTCAAGCAGAGTACTTGAAAAGCTCCCAGGCCCCTTACTGCAAATAGAGCAGGATCCATCATACAACGTGGGCAAACTTTCCTTTTCTGCAACCAGCAAACTCAGGAAAGGCTGCTGCCCTACCCTGTGCCTAGTGTGAAAGCAGAGGCCATCCCAGGCACTACTGCTCTGAACCCCAGACTCCTGCGGGGCCAGGGCATCCAGGCCTCACTTCCCCAAACCAAGAAGCCCAATAGGCTGCCCTCCTTTCCTCGCTCTCCCTACCTGGGACAGCCCTGGTGCAAACGCCTTCCACTGGCCCTCCCAGCAGCTCTGCTCTAGGAAAGGGCCCTGGAATGGTAGGGGGTCAGAAGGCAGAGGTGGAGGAGTCTGAAAACTAGAAGATGGGGGCGGGATCTCCTGGTGAGCAGGGGATGAGAGTTCTAGAGGAGAAGAGGCAGAAGCCAGGCTGAGTGGGACCAAAGGCCCCGTGATAGGAGCAGTGGAAGTTGGGGTGTGGGAACAAAGAAAGGGGAGGCTGGGGGCCCAGCGACGGGGGAGGAGGGAGCTCACCGATGGCGGCTTCCTTCAGCTGGGTCATGTGCTCCCGCAGCACGTCGGGGTCCCGGGAGCTGTAGGGCCCCAGCTCCGGGTAGAAGCTGGAGCCCAAGTCTTCGGGGGGGCTGTGGCGGCCGCGGGGGTAGCTGGCCGAGATCTTGGGGTCCCAGTGCGGCACCATGACGTGGTCCCAGTGAATGTAGTGGCCCTCGCGCCGCGGGCTCCCGTACCACGAGTAGTAGAAGGCGTGCAGGTCCGAGTAGACGCGCAGACTCTGCCCGGGGGCGGGCTCGGCCTCCGCTGGGGCCGGCCCCAGGGAGCTGCCCGGGCCCGCGgtgcggggcggcggcggcggcggcggcggcgcggcggggGCGGCCGGGGCCCGGGCGGCCGGCGCGGGGCCCCCCTCGGGGCGTCGCTCAAAGGGAGCCAGCTCCAGGCCGGGGCCCAGCGCCGGGAGTCCGTCCGGAGCCTTGAGCGTGCGCAGGCCCATGAGAGTGCCGAAGGCGAAGAGCAGCACCAAGAACAGCGCGATGCAGGCGCGGCGCCGCCGCCGGGCCATGGCGGCCCCCGCGCTCTCCGCGTCCCGCCCGGCTACCTCCCGGCGCGCCGCGCCATGGCTGCCCGCCCGGCTCCCGCGCGTCGCTCAGCCCTCGCGCGTCCCAGGGAGACGGCGACTCCAAGCGCCGAGCGCGGCGTGGGCGGCTCCCGGCCTCTCCCCCGCAGTGCGGGCGGGCCCGGCACACAGAGAGTGCAGGCGGCGCAGACCAAGTGGTCGCGAGCCGCGGGGGGAGTGGACGGGGAGAGCTACGAGATCCCGGGCCAAAGGAGCAGGGGCCAAAGTCAAGGCGCGTGGCTCGCGGAGGATCTGTCGCCTTTCAGCCTGGGGCAGCGGTGAAGGAGCCCGCTGGGGGAAAGGGAATGCCCTCCTCCCGCAACCCAGGAGAAGGTCCGGGCGGTGGCGCTGGAGGGCGTGGGAGCATAGGGCAGGGTGGGGAAGAAAGCAGTGTCTGTGGCTGCCCCTCTCTCCGACGACCTCCTTCCCCGCTAGGAGTCAGACACTACAGACACTGGCTAGAGTGGGAGGACGAGGGAGACCGTGACTTGCGCAAGGTCACATGGACTGGGCCTAAGTCCAAGGATCAGGACTGTCTCCTCGCCAGAGCTCTTGTCACTGTCCAGCCTGCCTGCTCTCGGGCCAGTCGTCCCAAGCTCTCTGTCCTTGGACAACCTCCTATA
This genomic stretch from Kogia breviceps isolate mKogBre1 chromosome 1, mKogBre1 haplotype 1, whole genome shotgun sequence harbors:
- the MANEAL gene encoding glycoprotein endo-alpha-1,2-mannosidase-like protein isoform X2, encoding MARRRRRACIALFLVLLFAFGTLMGLRTLKAPDGLPALGPGLELAPFERRPEGGPAPAARAPAAPAAPPPPPPPPRTAGPGSSLGPAPAEAEPAPGQSLRVYSDLHAFYYSWYGSPRREGHYIHWDHVMVPHWDPKISASYPRGRHSPPEDLGSSFYPELGPYSSRDPDVLREHMTQLKEAAIGVLVLSWYPPGMADDNGEPSDDLVPAILDTAHQYNIQVAFHIQPYKGRDDITLHDNIKYIIDTTGKL